One segment of Salvia splendens isolate huo1 chromosome 20, SspV2, whole genome shotgun sequence DNA contains the following:
- the LOC121781805 gene encoding UPF0496 protein At3g49070-like — translation MKIKLHSKIKTLFSSNSTEPNESNPEILDIRKEYAKAFRTESYTDFWTHVLALNRRQLTPHRSLGSKTAARLPSYRLFAENLLDPDQPTVKRILSTTRIHPKISPLLTDYFGNTSCASHLCGLLLKDINHIRKKFKSLEDPSKINHLPVVVTRVTLFSRSNPFSLLGASMSRLRAVQAGCSDLLRQLESRRDKALLKLRRLEKVKLGSALLLVAVTASLVVVVAAHAFVMLVAAPTVMVELASMEELARWSAQLDTAAKGTYILIRDLDTIGRLVARLNNELERVDGLVQLWVQRRDDGLQGSEEVACQLKKNNQSFMEQLDELEEHLYLCFMTINRARNLVLKQILHSATLNSSHN, via the exons ATGAAGATCAAACTTCATTCCAAAATCAAGACCTTGTTCTCATCCAATT CGACCGAACCAAATGAGTCGAACCCAGAAATTTTGGACATACGCAAAGAATACGCTAAAGCTTTTCGGACGGAATCTTACACTGATTTTTGGACACACGTTCTTGCCTTAAACCGACGGCAGCTCACCCCTCACAGAAGTCTGGGCTCCAAAACAGCAGCTCGGCTGCCTTCGTACCGGCTGTTCGCGGAGAATCTCTTGGATCCGGATCAGCCCACTGTAAAACGGATCCTGAGCACGACCCGCATCCACCCAAAGATTTCACCTCTCTTGACCGACTACTTCGGCAATACCTCTTGTGCTTCTCATCTTTGCGGGCTTCTCCTCAAAGATATTAACCACATAAGGAAGAAATTCAAATCCTTGGAAGACCCATCGAAAATAAACCATTTACCCGTAGTGGTGACCCGGGTGACCTTATTCTCAAGATCCAACCCCTTCTCCTTGCTAGGCGCATCGATGAGCCGTCTCCGAGCCGTGCAAGCCGGTTGCTCCGACCTGCTCAGACAGCTCGAGTCACGTCGTGACAAGGCGCTGTTGAAGCTCCGACGCCTCGAGAAGGTGAAGCTCGGGTCAGCTCTTCTCCTGGTGGCCGTCACGGCTTCGCTGGTGGTGGTCGTGGCGGCTCATGCTTTCGTGATGCTGGTGGCCGCGCCCACCGTGATGGTGGAGCTGGCTTCGATGGAGGAGCTGGCTAGGTGGTCGGCTCAGCTGGACACGGCGGCTAAGGGGACTTACATACTGATCAGGGACTTGGACACGATAGGCCGGCTGGTGGCCCGGCTTAACAACGAGCTGGAGCGGGTGGATGGGTTGGTGCAACTGTGGGTGCAGAGAAGGGATGATGGGCTGCAAGGTAGTGAGGAAGTGGCTTGCCAGCTGAAGAAGAATAACCAGAGCTTCATGGAGCAGTTGGATGAGTTGGAAGAACATTTGTACTTGTGTTTCATGACCATAAATAGAGCCAGAAACCTTGTTCTCAAACAAATTCTGCATTCTGCCACTCTCAATTCATCACATAACTAG